AATCGCAGAAGAATTTGACCGCATTGGCGGCGAAATCAATGCCTTTACATCAAAAGAAAACACATGCTACTACGCAAAAGTATTAGACCATCACGGCGAAATTGCAGTTGATATTTTAGCAGATATGTTTTTCAATTCATTATTCACAAAAGAAGACATCGAACGTGAGCGTCAAGTCGTATCAGAAGAAATTTATATGAGTGAAGATGATCCTGCTGATGATGTGCATGAAAAATTGTGGGCAGTCATGTATCCAGAAGACGCGCTTGGTCGTCCGATTTTAGGCACTCCAGAAACACTTGAAACCTTTGATGAAGCAATGATTCGTCAGTATATGGCCAAGCACTACGGCCCGCAAAATGTGGTCATTTCAATTGCAGGGAATATCGAAGACGGCTTACTTGAAAAAATTGAGCAGCTTTTCGGTCAATACGAGGCAAGTGAACAAGCGGTTGTGTCAAAACCATCATTCCCTAAGTTTACAGCTGGGGAAGTGGAGAAAACACGTGATACGGAGCAAGCACATATCGCGATTTCGTTCCCTGCGATTAGCGTGAAGGACCCGAAAATGTATAGCTTTATTGCGCTTAATAATATTATCGGTGGCAATATGAGTTCACGCCTATTCCAAGACGTGCGTGAGGATCGTGGGTTAGCTTATTCGGTATTTAGTTATCAATCGAGCTTTGAGGATGTTGGGGCATTTACGATTTATGCATCGGCTTCAAAGCAAAACCTTGATGCACTGAAGCAGCAAATTGACCAAACGTTATTTGACGTGGTAACTGGCGGCGTAACCGAAGAAGAGCTTGAAAACGCGAAACAGCAGCTAAAAGGCGGTTTCGTATTAGGGCTAGAAGGTACAGAAGATTTCATGACACGTAACGGAGTCAATGAACTCATTCACCAAAATCACCGTACTGTCGATGAAGTATTAGCGAAAATTGACACCATTTCGATGGAAACAATTGATGAACTGATTTCACAAATCTTATTAACCGAACCAGCAATTGCGATTATTGGTCCGGAAAACGAATAATGAAAAGGGATTGTCCAGAAAGTTGGTCAATCCCTTTTTGCGCCGAGGATGGAGGCCAGCATGATGCTGGTCATGAATGCATTGTCACAGGATGTGACGGTCTTAGCATTCTTTCTTTATTCTGACCACCGCAGAAGCACCGCCCTAAAGCGGTTAAATAACACATGAACGAAGTACTGCACGAAAAGTGAATGCTTTTCGCGCAGCCCCTTTTTTTATAGAAATTCAGCTTGTTCATAAAGTTTAATAGCGTCTAGGTATTGTCTATAAAAGA
The sequence above is a segment of the Solibacillus sp. FSL H8-0523 genome. Coding sequences within it:
- a CDS encoding pitrilysin family protein; amino-acid sequence: MVQIITAKNGVRIVAEQMPHVRSLSVGIWVNAGSRYETIEENGITHFIEHMLFKGTKNRTARQIAEEFDRIGGEINAFTSKENTCYYAKVLDHHGEIAVDILADMFFNSLFTKEDIERERQVVSEEIYMSEDDPADDVHEKLWAVMYPEDALGRPILGTPETLETFDEAMIRQYMAKHYGPQNVVISIAGNIEDGLLEKIEQLFGQYEASEQAVVSKPSFPKFTAGEVEKTRDTEQAHIAISFPAISVKDPKMYSFIALNNIIGGNMSSRLFQDVREDRGLAYSVFSYQSSFEDVGAFTIYASASKQNLDALKQQIDQTLFDVVTGGVTEEELENAKQQLKGGFVLGLEGTEDFMTRNGVNELIHQNHRTVDEVLAKIDTISMETIDELISQILLTEPAIAIIGPENE